One Thermodesulfobacteriota bacterium genomic window carries:
- a CDS encoding CsgG/HfaB family protein: MFDVIAFILMLFSSQHLQPGNTWTYLFEPGHSLRIMEVIEEKKIEGEPFSLIKDSAMLRGILVRKAPGYLEVKNPDRVDMPAERFPLVKEGPIPFFFFPDFIIETKNVHSAELATPAGSFQECMVFDIFIKSRNASPNEKARFEGTIWYKKGIGAVKIEGPFFREKPVSLVISSYHVKKVTLAILDLEEVGTVSGLGKTIAEALRTFWIKSGEYSIAERVMIQKVLNEHALNMTGLINNETIAKVGKLLGAEKVLVGSVSKLNNSFMVNLRFVDVETGLANNAQTVIADNEKELLKKLIADKKIK; this comes from the coding sequence ATGTTTGACGTGATTGCATTCATCTTAATGTTGTTCAGTTCCCAACATCTTCAGCCGGGGAATACTTGGACATATCTATTTGAACCGGGGCACTCTCTGCGAATTATGGAAGTTATTGAAGAGAAAAAAATAGAGGGAGAACCATTTTCCTTGATAAAAGATAGTGCTATGTTAAGGGGAATATTAGTTAGAAAAGCTCCTGGGTATTTGGAAGTTAAAAATCCAGATAGGGTAGACATGCCAGCAGAAAGATTCCCTTTGGTTAAAGAAGGTCCAATACCATTTTTCTTTTTCCCTGATTTCATTATTGAAACAAAGAATGTCCACTCTGCTGAGCTAGCAACACCAGCAGGTTCTTTTCAAGAGTGTATGGTATTTGATATTTTCATAAAATCACGCAATGCATCTCCCAATGAAAAAGCAAGGTTCGAAGGCACGATTTGGTACAAAAAAGGTATTGGTGCCGTCAAGATTGAAGGGCCTTTCTTTCGTGAAAAACCTGTGAGTTTAGTTATAAGCTCTTACCATGTTAAAAAAGTAACCTTGGCCATTCTTGATTTAGAAGAAGTTGGAACTGTTTCTGGGCTTGGAAAGACTATTGCAGAGGCTCTACGCACTTTTTGGATCAAAAGTGGTGAATATAGCATTGCAGAGAGGGTGATGATTCAAAAGGTATTGAATGAGCATGCATTAAATATGACTGGGTTGATTAATAACGAGACAATTGCAAAAGTTGGAAAATTGCTCGGGGCTGAGAAAGTGCTCGTAGGTTCTGTGTCCAAATTAAATAACAGTTTTATGGTTAACTTGAGGTTTGTCGATGTAGAAACTGGTTTAGCGAATAATGCACAAACAGTAATTGCTGACAACGAGAAGGAGTTATTGAAAAAACTGATTGCCGACAAAAAAATAAAGTAG
- a CDS encoding HD domain-containing phosphohydrolase: MTSILVIDDEKPIRRLLGGMLDVAGYKCSLAADAVEARSLIKSQNFDLILCDVNMPGESGLDLTRYVLAEHQETAVVMVSGVDDPEIAETALEIGAFGYVIKPFRHNELMINIANALRRRELEIKNRIQRHGLEQAVLDRTRELQTTLNKLEVATEGVIQAMAMTIEMRDPYTAGHQRRVRDLSCAIAKDMGFSKERFDAIRMSSMIHDLGKIALPSEILSKPGRLTKTEFELIKTHSQIGYSILKDIEFPWPLAEIILQHHERMNGSGYPRSLSGENILYEARIVAVADVVEAISSHRPYRPALGVDKALVEISKNKDILYDKRVVDTCVKLFSDGRFEL, from the coding sequence ATGACAAGTATATTGGTTATTGACGATGAGAAACCTATCAGACGTTTGCTTGGTGGAATGTTGGATGTGGCTGGATATAAATGCAGTCTGGCTGCCGATGCAGTGGAGGCACGATCATTGATTAAGAGCCAAAATTTTGATCTTATTCTCTGTGATGTGAACATGCCTGGCGAGTCTGGGTTAGACTTAACACGATATGTTCTTGCCGAGCATCAGGAAACAGCAGTCGTTATGGTCAGTGGTGTGGATGATCCTGAGATTGCAGAGACTGCTTTGGAAATAGGGGCTTTTGGCTACGTTATCAAACCGTTTAGGCACAACGAGTTAATGATAAATATAGCCAATGCTCTAAGGCGTAGAGAACTTGAGATTAAGAATCGGATTCAACGTCATGGTTTAGAGCAGGCGGTTCTGGATCGCACCAGAGAACTCCAGACGACTCTTAATAAGTTGGAGGTAGCCACAGAGGGGGTCATTCAGGCAATGGCAATGACGATTGAAATGAGGGACCCTTATACTGCTGGCCATCAAAGGCGCGTGAGAGACCTTTCCTGTGCTATCGCTAAAGATATGGGCTTTTCAAAGGAACGATTTGATGCTATCCGGATGTCAAGCATGATTCATGATCTAGGGAAGATTGCTTTACCATCTGAGATTCTCAGTAAGCCCGGTCGGTTAACCAAGACCGAATTTGAACTGATTAAGACTCATTCTCAGATAGGTTACAGCATATTGAAAGACATAGAATTCCCGTGGCCATTGGCAGAAATCATACTCCAGCATCACGAAAGGATGAATGGTTCAGGATACCCTCGGAGCCTCTCTGGTGAAAACATTCTCTATGAAGCAAGGATAGTAGCTGTAGCGGATGTTGTTGAAGCTATATCTTCTCACAGGCCCTATCGTCCGGCTCTCGGTGTAGATAAAGCTCTGGTAGAGATTTCAAAGAATAAAGATATCCTTTATGATAAAAGAGTAGTGGATACCTGTGTGAAACTTTTTTCTGATGGTAGATTTGAATTATAA
- a CDS encoding biotin/lipoyl-containing protein, translating to MADQSKGTPVVVPMVGKIIAVDVKVGDKVEESSQMALMEAMKMEIPVVAPVSGKIKELNVSVGQTVQADTVIAVIE from the coding sequence GTGGCTGATCAATCTAAAGGAACACCGGTAGTAGTACCGATGGTAGGAAAGATAATAGCAGTAGACGTAAAAGTGGGAGATAAGGTAGAAGAGAGCAGCCAGATGGCATTAATGGAGGCAATGAAGATGGAGATTCCGGTGGTTGCCCCGGTGTCTGGGAAGATAAAAGAATTAAATGTATCAGTGGGACAGACGGTTCAAGCAGATACGGTTATTGCTGTCATAGAATAA
- a CDS encoding cobalamin B12-binding domain-containing protein has protein sequence MNQDRRIRVLVAKPGLDGHDRGAKVIARALRDSGMEVIYTGIRQTPEQIVDAALQEDVDALLLSILSGAHGFLFPRIMEILKEKGLGDILVLGGGIIPEDDVPELKKLGISEIFGPGMSSQTLINYIRENLSQG, from the coding sequence ATGAATCAAGACAGAAGGATTAGGGTTTTAGTGGCAAAACCCGGTTTGGATGGCCATGATAGAGGCGCTAAGGTTATTGCTCGGGCTTTAAGAGATTCAGGGATGGAGGTTATTTACACGGGGATTCGTCAAACCCCGGAACAGATTGTAGATGCAGCTCTTCAAGAGGATGTAGATGCCCTTTTGTTGAGTATTCTCTCAGGGGCTCATGGTTTTTTGTTTCCGAGAATAATGGAGATCTTGAAAGAAAAGGGATTAGGTGATATATTGGTTTTAGGCGGGGGTATTATCCCGGAAGATGATGTCCCGGAGTTAAAAAAACTTGGAATCTCTGAGATTTTTGGTCCCGGTATGTCTTCTCAAACACTAATAAACTATATTAGAGAGAATCTGTCTCAGGGATAA
- a CDS encoding acetyl-CoA acetyltransferase → MESIKDKIAIIGMGCCKFGENWNKGPEDMIIEAAYEAYEDAGIDPKDIQAAWLGTVSAHWIGMGGLALAEPLKLHGIPITRVENWCATGHEALRNASFAVACGMYDIAIAVGFEKLKDTGFPGLGVGRGMHPVMEMRRTAPSSFAFIATRYFHTYGLSPEEGKETIAKIAVKNHKNGSLHPKAHFQREITLEQAVKAPIIAWPLGLFDCCGNSDGAAVAIIARADMAKKFRDDPIYIKGIGLSQNSMMPHFQPGFDWTGFEVTQRAARQAYEQAGIKNPRKEIDLAVVHDCFTITELIIYEDLGFSPKGKAREDVDAGTFTLEGDLPVNTDGGLKCFGHPVGASGLRMSYEIYKQLQGKGDKRQIKNAEIGLAHTLGGHPSVSCVMLYGNNRG, encoded by the coding sequence ATGGAAAGTATCAAGGATAAGATTGCTATAATCGGGATGGGGTGTTGTAAGTTTGGTGAAAACTGGAATAAAGGACCTGAAGATATGATAATAGAGGCGGCTTATGAGGCATACGAGGATGCTGGTATCGATCCTAAGGATATTCAGGCTGCCTGGCTTGGAACGGTCAGTGCCCATTGGATAGGGATGGGAGGACTTGCTTTGGCTGAACCCCTCAAGCTTCATGGGATACCCATAACCAGGGTAGAGAACTGGTGTGCTACCGGGCATGAAGCACTGAGGAATGCCTCTTTTGCTGTAGCATGTGGTATGTATGATATTGCTATAGCCGTCGGTTTTGAGAAACTCAAGGATACAGGTTTCCCAGGACTGGGAGTTGGACGAGGGATGCATCCTGTGATGGAGATGCGGAGAACAGCTCCCAGCAGTTTTGCCTTTATTGCTACCAGGTATTTTCATACCTATGGTTTAAGCCCGGAGGAAGGCAAAGAGACTATAGCCAAGATCGCAGTCAAGAATCACAAAAACGGGAGTCTGCATCCAAAGGCCCATTTCCAAAGGGAGATTACTCTGGAGCAGGCCGTAAAAGCTCCTATTATTGCATGGCCCCTTGGATTGTTTGATTGCTGTGGTAACAGCGATGGGGCAGCAGTGGCAATCATAGCCAGGGCTGACATGGCTAAAAAATTCAGGGATGATCCTATCTATATAAAGGGGATAGGGCTTTCTCAAAACAGCATGATGCCTCATTTCCAGCCAGGATTTGACTGGACAGGTTTTGAGGTAACTCAAAGAGCTGCCAGACAAGCATACGAGCAGGCAGGTATTAAAAACCCCCGCAAGGAGATAGACCTCGCTGTGGTTCATGATTGTTTCACTATAACTGAGCTTATTATTTATGAAGATCTGGGTTTCAGCCCTAAAGGGAAGGCAAGAGAGGATGTTGATGCCGGTACTTTTACCCTTGAAGGAGATCTTCCTGTCAATACTGATGGTGGGCTCAAATGTTTTGGTCACCCTGTTGGGGCAAGTGGCTTGAGGATGAGCTATGAGATATACAAACAGTTACAGGGGAAGGGGGATAAACGCCAGATTAAAAATGCTGAAATTGGATTAGCTCATACCCTTGGAGGACATCCTTCTGTATCCTGTGTGATGTTATATGGTAATAATCGCGGTTAG
- the meaB gene encoding methylmalonyl Co-A mutase-associated GTPase MeaB, with the protein MELVDEVRKGSVRALAKLITFVENEMPGGVEAMEKIYPFTGNAYIIGITGPPGAGKSTLTDRITKELRSQNYTVGIIAIDPTSPFTGGALLGDRVRMQGVSSDDNVFIRSMATRGSLGGLSRATSDTVKILDAYGKDYIIVETVGVGQDEVDIVRTADVSILVVMPGGGDDIQAIKAGIMEIGDIFVVNKADRDGADRLVTEIKMMLGLSSTEREWTPPIIKTVATEDQGIGTLVEKIKEHREFLVKSGTLAYRRKERIRTEIIKIVEHEIYRYMDGLIAENKDLFEQRLESIINKKEDPYLLAKQVIEIIAKRISRNTSV; encoded by the coding sequence ATGGAACTGGTTGATGAGGTACGTAAGGGCTCGGTTAGAGCTTTGGCTAAACTGATTACCTTCGTGGAAAACGAAATGCCGGGTGGTGTTGAGGCAATGGAGAAAATCTATCCTTTTACTGGCAATGCCTATATAATTGGTATTACCGGACCTCCTGGAGCAGGTAAAAGTACGCTAACTGACAGGATTACAAAAGAGCTTCGAAGTCAGAACTACACTGTGGGAATTATAGCTATTGATCCAACAAGTCCATTTACCGGTGGGGCGTTGTTGGGTGATAGGGTGAGGATGCAGGGAGTAAGTAGTGATGATAATGTTTTCATTCGCAGCATGGCTACCAGAGGGAGTCTGGGTGGGCTTTCCAGAGCAACGTCAGATACGGTAAAGATCCTTGATGCCTATGGTAAGGATTATATTATTGTAGAGACTGTTGGTGTTGGGCAAGACGAGGTGGACATTGTTAGAACTGCTGATGTGTCGATTCTTGTTGTGATGCCGGGTGGTGGTGATGATATCCAGGCAATAAAAGCTGGCATTATGGAGATTGGAGATATATTTGTTGTAAATAAAGCCGATAGGGATGGTGCTGACAGACTGGTCACAGAGATTAAGATGATGTTAGGACTGAGTTCGACTGAAAGAGAATGGACTCCTCCCATTATTAAAACTGTAGCAACGGAAGATCAGGGCATCGGCACCCTTGTTGAAAAGATTAAGGAACATAGAGAGTTTTTGGTTAAAAGCGGTACGCTGGCTTACCGCCGGAAAGAAAGGATCCGAACTGAAATCATTAAAATAGTTGAACACGAGATATATCGGTATATGGATGGCTTGATAGCTGAAAATAAGGATCTCTTTGAACAGCGCCTGGAAAGTATTATAAATAAAAAAGAAGATCCATATCTGCTTGCAAAACAGGTAATAGAAATTATAGCGAAAAGGATATCAAGGAACACCAGTGTATAG
- a CDS encoding MBL fold metallo-hydrolase yields MRIKIWGSRGSIVSPGQKTLRYGGESTCLELTSDTGQKIVIDAGSGIRKLGHELLKDKTVSSINLLLTHSHWDHLTGFPFFSPAYLPGFSIVICGCSMAQQSILKYLAHLMEPPYFPVAFEVLNARFDVGCICTRELCDHILPHDSSIMCHSLPLNHPNGGYGFKFVDKDKTFVFLTDNEIRYHHETGLSRKAYLDFCGNVGLLFHDAQYTEAEYDRTRSWGHSTFKDAVDLAMEAEVKRLGLFHHDPDRSDEEIDHQVDWCREYILKSGSSLECFACAEGMEFVL; encoded by the coding sequence ATGAGGATCAAGATTTGGGGTAGCCGGGGTTCTATCGTATCGCCTGGCCAGAAAACACTGCGCTATGGCGGCGAATCAACATGTCTCGAACTGACATCAGACACAGGACAGAAGATAGTAATCGATGCGGGGTCCGGGATACGTAAATTGGGGCATGAGTTGTTGAAAGATAAGACTGTTTCTAGTATCAACCTTCTACTCACACATTCTCATTGGGACCATCTCACAGGCTTTCCGTTCTTTTCGCCCGCATATCTTCCCGGCTTTTCCATAGTCATCTGCGGCTGTTCCATGGCGCAACAATCCATCTTAAAATACCTGGCCCATCTGATGGAGCCACCTTATTTCCCGGTAGCATTCGAGGTGTTGAATGCCAGATTTGACGTGGGTTGTATCTGCACCAGGGAATTATGTGATCACATATTGCCACATGATTCTTCCATAATGTGCCATTCGCTTCCCCTGAATCACCCCAACGGCGGTTACGGATTTAAGTTTGTAGACAAGGACAAAACGTTCGTGTTTCTGACAGATAATGAAATACGATATCACCACGAGACCGGTCTTTCCAGAAAAGCATACCTCGATTTCTGCGGCAATGTCGGTCTCCTGTTTCATGATGCCCAGTATACCGAGGCTGAATATGACAGGACACGCTCCTGGGGACACTCGACATTTAAGGACGCCGTTGACCTTGCTATGGAGGCTGAGGTGAAACGTCTGGGATTATTCCATCATGATCCCGACCGTTCGGATGAGGAAATTGACCACCAGGTAGATTGGTGCCGCGAGTATATTCTCAAATCCGGGAGCTCCCTTGAATGTTTCGCATGCGCCGAGGGAATGGAGTTCGTGTTGTAA
- a CDS encoding methylmalonyl-CoA mutase family protein: MEEDIEKIREETKRWNRDCLGKHTFRKSETDWGLEIKPLYTVDDIRDINYLEEIGFPGEYPFTRAPHPSMYLGKLWTMRQYSGYGSAEETNKRYKYLLEQGQTGLSVAFDLPTQIGYDSDHPLSQGEVGKVGVAVDSLADMETIFNGLPLDKLSTSMTINAPAAILLAMYLAVAEKQRIATEKLNGTIQNDILKEYTVRGTYIFPVGPSLRLITDIFEYCSKHVPKWNTINVAGYHMREAGATAVQEIAFTFADAIEYVNAGIKAGLRVDDFAPRISWIFNTHNNFFEEVAKYRAARRLWAKIMKERFGASDPRSWMFRFHTQTAGSALTAQQPLNNVVRVAFQTLAAILGGAQSLASCSFDEALALPTEDSVRLSLRTQQIIAHEIGVTDTVDPMGGSFYIESLTRKMEEKIIDYINRIDELGGAAAAIEKGYIQQEIQESAYRYQKEVESGKKVVVGVNSYQVEEPLPKGLLKVDPKVGAIQIKKLKELKVARDNQKVESTLLALRKTAEGNTNLMPPILEAVKAYATLGEICGLLREVFGEYEGTSAI, translated from the coding sequence ATGGAAGAGGATATAGAAAAGATACGAGAAGAAACAAAAAGGTGGAACAGGGACTGTCTGGGAAAGCATACATTCAGGAAGTCTGAAACGGATTGGGGCCTAGAGATTAAGCCTCTTTATACTGTAGATGACATCAGAGATATTAATTATCTGGAAGAGATAGGCTTCCCGGGCGAATATCCTTTTACCAGAGCTCCCCATCCATCAATGTACCTTGGGAAACTGTGGACAATGAGACAGTACTCCGGGTATGGATCAGCAGAGGAAACCAATAAACGATATAAGTATCTTCTTGAACAGGGGCAGACAGGGCTGAGTGTGGCATTCGATCTGCCTACCCAGATTGGCTATGATTCGGATCATCCTCTTTCCCAGGGTGAGGTGGGAAAGGTAGGGGTAGCAGTTGATTCTCTTGCTGATATGGAGACGATTTTCAACGGGCTCCCTTTGGATAAATTGAGTACGTCTATGACTATTAATGCCCCGGCCGCCATACTTCTGGCAATGTATTTGGCAGTTGCAGAGAAACAAAGGATAGCCACTGAGAAGCTGAATGGCACGATTCAAAACGACATATTAAAAGAGTATACAGTCCGGGGAACATATATATTTCCGGTGGGTCCGTCCCTCAGGTTGATTACCGATATATTTGAGTACTGTTCAAAACATGTACCTAAATGGAATACTATAAATGTAGCGGGCTATCATATGAGGGAGGCCGGTGCCACAGCGGTACAAGAGATAGCCTTTACCTTTGCAGATGCTATTGAATATGTGAATGCGGGTATAAAGGCTGGGTTGAGGGTAGATGATTTCGCTCCAAGAATCTCCTGGATATTTAATACCCATAATAACTTCTTTGAAGAGGTAGCCAAATATAGAGCTGCCAGAAGGTTATGGGCAAAGATTATGAAGGAAAGATTTGGAGCTTCTGACCCCAGGTCATGGATGTTTCGCTTTCATACCCAGACCGCGGGCAGTGCACTAACTGCCCAACAACCCCTCAACAATGTTGTAAGGGTGGCATTCCAGACCTTGGCAGCGATATTGGGGGGTGCTCAATCCTTAGCTTCTTGCTCCTTTGATGAAGCCTTAGCACTGCCAACAGAGGACTCAGTACGTCTTTCCTTGAGGACCCAGCAGATAATAGCTCATGAAATTGGGGTTACCGATACAGTGGATCCAATGGGTGGCTCTTTCTATATAGAGAGTCTGACAAGAAAGATGGAGGAGAAGATAATCGACTATATCAACAGGATAGACGAGTTAGGAGGAGCCGCTGCTGCTATAGAAAAGGGCTATATTCAACAGGAGATTCAGGAAAGTGCGTACCGCTACCAAAAAGAAGTGGAATCCGGGAAAAAAGTGGTGGTAGGGGTGAATAGCTACCAGGTAGAGGAACCACTTCCCAAGGGTTTACTAAAGGTTGATCCAAAGGTAGGAGCTATTCAGATAAAAAAGCTTAAAGAACTTAAGGTAGCCAGGGATAATCAAAAGGTTGAATCCACCCTCTTAGCGTTAAGAAAGACTGCTGAGGGCAATACCAATTTAATGCCCCCAATACTCGAGGCGGTTAAGGCATATGCAACATTGGGTGAGATATGTGGTTTGCTCCGAGAAGTCTTTGGCGAATATGAGGGAACTTCGGCAATATGA
- a CDS encoding enoyl-CoA hydratase-related protein, which translates to MEYKSIIVSKEEGGIAVITLNRPDALNALNAGVGKDLRKAAEILKEDDEVRVIIVTGQGRAFAAGADIKELKDAGPCEAREWARALFDSFEVLGKMPKPVIAAVNGIAFGGGCELALACDFIVASEKAQFGVPEIKIGVLPGAGGMHRLARAVGMRMAKEMVFAGNPIDAKTAQGIGLVNRVFPADKFLDEVKVLARNIASKSGITLKLAKQALNEAQDAPDPEGVYRDIDAMGVVFSTADQKEGMAAFVEKRAPKFVGR; encoded by the coding sequence ATGGAATATAAGAGCATAATAGTTTCAAAAGAAGAGGGTGGTATAGCAGTGATAACCCTTAATAGACCTGATGCGTTGAATGCCCTAAATGCCGGAGTGGGTAAAGACCTGAGAAAAGCAGCAGAAATATTGAAGGAAGACGATGAAGTAAGAGTTATCATTGTGACCGGTCAGGGAAGGGCTTTTGCCGCTGGTGCAGACATAAAAGAACTTAAAGATGCCGGCCCCTGTGAAGCCAGAGAATGGGCCAGGGCATTATTCGATTCATTCGAAGTTCTCGGGAAGATGCCTAAACCGGTAATAGCTGCAGTGAATGGTATTGCCTTTGGAGGAGGGTGTGAACTGGCTTTGGCATGTGACTTTATTGTTGCATCAGAAAAGGCACAATTTGGTGTGCCTGAAATAAAGATAGGGGTGCTTCCTGGTGCAGGGGGAATGCATCGTTTAGCTCGAGCTGTCGGGATGAGAATGGCAAAGGAGATGGTTTTCGCTGGAAACCCCATTGATGCAAAGACCGCCCAAGGTATTGGATTGGTGAACAGGGTGTTTCCTGCGGACAAGTTTTTGGATGAGGTTAAGGTTTTAGCCCGCAATATCGCATCAAAAAGTGGAATTACTTTAAAACTGGCAAAACAGGCACTCAATGAAGCACAGGATGCTCCTGATCCGGAAGGGGTATACAGGGACATCGATGCAATGGGAGTTGTCTTCTCAACCGCTGATCAGAAAGAGGGGATGGCAGCATTTGTTGAAAAAAGGGCGCCAAAGTTTGTGGGAAGGTGA
- a CDS encoding acyl-CoA dehydrogenase family protein: protein MDFEFTEEQRIFREAIKNFAENEIGPLVEEAEETEVYPVEIIPKAGKLGFLCVRYPEKYGAAGTDKLTENIYIEELMRVCSGIGSGLLVQSSLGTSMILEHGTEKQKQEYLVPAIKGEKISAFGLTEPNAGSDAASIQTTAVKDGDYYIINGRKIFITNGSIADYICVAAYTDKSKGSKGGVSILIVDKGTPGYSVTRKLKKVGNRSADTAELLFEDCRVSKDKLVGEEGEGFPYLIATLKSGRISYGGRCIGVARAALEASIRYAGERVQFGKPIKDFQVTKFKLARMAMDIEAARWLTYRASWLFDQGKDCMKEASMVKLFASEVAQKVTSEAMQIHGGYGYIMEYPIQRHWRDARLLTITEGTSEIQQIVIARELGV from the coding sequence ATGGATTTTGAATTTACGGAGGAGCAAAGGATATTTAGAGAGGCGATAAAGAACTTCGCGGAAAACGAGATAGGACCATTGGTTGAAGAAGCAGAAGAGACAGAGGTTTATCCTGTGGAGATAATTCCCAAGGCTGGAAAGCTGGGTTTCCTGTGTGTCAGGTATCCGGAGAAGTACGGTGCTGCAGGGACAGACAAGCTCACTGAAAATATATACATAGAAGAGCTTATGCGGGTGTGCTCCGGGATAGGTTCCGGGCTTCTTGTCCAATCCAGCCTTGGTACTTCTATGATTCTTGAGCATGGGACAGAGAAACAGAAACAGGAGTATCTTGTGCCGGCCATTAAAGGGGAGAAGATATCAGCATTTGGCCTTACAGAACCCAATGCTGGTTCTGATGCAGCGTCAATACAGACCACGGCAGTAAAGGATGGGGATTATTATATAATAAATGGCAGGAAGATATTCATCACCAATGGAAGTATTGCCGATTATATCTGTGTGGCTGCATACACTGACAAGAGCAAGGGTTCCAAAGGTGGAGTTAGTATACTCATTGTGGATAAAGGTACTCCCGGTTATTCTGTTACCAGAAAGCTGAAGAAAGTAGGGAACCGTTCGGCTGACACTGCAGAGTTGCTCTTCGAAGACTGCAGGGTTTCAAAAGATAAGTTAGTGGGAGAAGAAGGGGAGGGATTCCCTTACCTGATAGCCACCCTCAAGAGTGGAAGGATTTCCTATGGTGGAAGGTGTATCGGGGTAGCAAGGGCTGCCTTGGAGGCATCCATTCGATATGCTGGAGAAAGGGTCCAATTTGGCAAACCCATAAAGGATTTTCAGGTAACCAAATTCAAACTAGCAAGAATGGCGATGGATATTGAAGCTGCCAGGTGGTTAACATATAGAGCATCCTGGTTGTTTGATCAGGGGAAAGACTGTATGAAAGAGGCCTCAATGGTGAAGCTGTTCGCAAGTGAAGTAGCTCAAAAGGTTACCAGTGAGGCTATGCAGATCCATGGTGGATATGGATACATAATGGAATACCCTATTCAGCGCCATTGGCGGGACGCAAGACTTCTAACCATTACTGAAGGTACTTCAGAGATTCAGCAGATCGTCATAGCCAGGGAACTGGGCGTTTAA
- a CDS encoding 3-oxoacyl-[acyl-carrier-protein] synthase III C-terminal domain-containing protein: MVGIKSYGAYIPISRMNRDIIGNAWGTRSIGGERSVANYDEDSLSMAVEAALNCLNGEDRRGIEGLFFASTTSPYKEKACSSIVATVADLNREIWTGDFANSLRAGTSAMRTAFNTIKSGEAKSIMITAADCRLGTPRSVDEQTFGDGAAALLLGDSDVIATIEDAYSVSDDITDVWRTDQDTFVRSWEDRWVLINGYTKNMKAAISGIMKKRGLTPKDFTKVVLYSPDARSHADLAKSLGFDLKTQLQDPLITTIGNVGSAQPLVLLVSALEEAKAGDKILLASYGDGSDVFILQVTDAIEGVKNKRGLKKSMGLKMMLPTYEKYLAYRQLVSLPEEFIKLFPSASVMWRTQKWVLSCHGSKCKNCGLVSFPIQRVCFGCHSRDEFEEVRLSDKKGKVFTYSLDNLAGGVNPPTVQTIVESEEGGARIYCLMTDCDPKEVKVGLPVEMTFRRFHREGGFYNYFWKCRPAR, translated from the coding sequence ATGGTTGGAATCAAATCATACGGGGCATATATACCCATCTCTAGAATGAACAGAGATATAATCGGTAATGCATGGGGCACCCGTTCCATAGGTGGCGAAAGGAGTGTTGCCAATTATGATGAGGATAGCCTGAGTATGGCTGTGGAGGCTGCCCTAAACTGTTTAAATGGAGAAGATCGTCGCGGGATTGAAGGGTTGTTCTTTGCCTCAACAACTTCGCCGTATAAGGAGAAGGCATGTTCGTCCATAGTGGCTACTGTTGCCGATTTAAACAGGGAAATCTGGACGGGTGATTTTGCTAACTCTCTTCGGGCAGGGACTTCTGCCATGAGAACGGCATTCAATACCATTAAAAGTGGTGAAGCAAAGAGTATCATGATAACTGCTGCTGACTGCAGGCTTGGGACCCCTCGTTCTGTTGACGAACAGACCTTTGGAGATGGTGCAGCAGCCCTTCTTTTAGGAGATTCAGATGTTATAGCTACCATAGAAGATGCTTACTCAGTGTCTGATGATATTACCGATGTTTGGAGAACAGATCAGGATACTTTTGTCCGTTCATGGGAAGATCGTTGGGTATTGATTAATGGTTATACAAAGAATATGAAGGCGGCGATCTCTGGAATTATGAAGAAAAGAGGATTGACACCAAAGGATTTTACCAAGGTGGTCTTATACAGTCCTGATGCCCGAAGTCATGCTGATTTGGCAAAGAGCCTTGGATTTGATCTAAAGACCCAGTTGCAGGATCCTTTAATTACGACCATTGGAAATGTTGGGAGTGCACAGCCTCTGGTTCTTCTGGTTTCAGCGCTGGAAGAGGCAAAAGCCGGTGACAAGATTCTTCTGGCTAGCTATGGAGATGGAAGCGATGTTTTTATATTACAGGTAACGGATGCCATCGAAGGAGTAAAAAACAAGCGAGGGCTCAAAAAGAGTATGGGATTGAAGATGATGTTGCCTACTTACGAAAAATACCTTGCTTACCGTCAGCTTGTATCACTACCAGAGGAGTTTATAAAGCTTTTCCCTTCAGCATCGGTAATGTGGAGGACCCAAAAGTGGGTCTTAAGCTGTCACGGAAGCAAATGCAAGAATTGTGGGCTTGTTTCTTTCCCAATTCAGAGGGTGTGTTTTGGGTGTCATTCTCGGGATGAGTTTGAAGAGGTGAGACTTTCTGATAAGAAAGGCAAGGTCTTTACCTATTCCTTGGATAACCTTGCTGGTGGTGTAAATCCTCCAACGGTACAGACGATTGTCGAGTCAGAGGAGGGAGGAGCAAGAATCTATTGTCTGATGACCGACTGTGATCCCAAAGAGGTTAAGGTAGGGTTGCCAGTGGAGATGACTTTCAGAAGATTCCATAGAGAAGGAGGGTTTTATAACTATTTCTGGAAGTGCAGACCGGCAAGATAA